The Ignavibacteria bacterium DNA window GAAAGGAACAATATGTTGGCATTGTTCTTTTGCGCAACAGAATGCAGTAATTGGTTGCGTAACAAATTTCACTTCTAAGTTTTTTCCCTTTCGACAATTCGTACATTTCTACAAGTTTATTCAATTATTTAACACACATCCTACTATTTTTTATGAAAGAATTTTCCACTGAACAAATCAGAAATATAGCAGTTGCTGGGCACGGAGGTTCCGGAAAAACATCATTTACCGAAGCAATACTTTTTACTGCGGGCGCATCAACGCGTTTGGGAAAAGTCGAAGATGGTTCCACCCATTCCGATTATCGCGCCGACGAAATAGAACGAAAAATTTCTATCAACACTTCGTTATTGAATTGTGAATGGAACAATACAAAAATCAATATCCTCGATACTCCCGGATATACGGATTTCACGGGCGATGTAAAAGCATCAATGCGAGTTGCCGATACTGCAGTCATTGTACTCAAAGCATTTGAAGGAGTTGAAGTCGGAACGGAACTTGCGTGGAATTATACAAAGGAATATCAACTTCCAACAATTTTTGTCATCAATAAAATTGACGGCGAACACGTTGATTTGCCAAAGGTTTTGAAAATGGTTCACGACCGTTTTGGCGGAGATGTAACAGTTGTTGAAATCCCTCTTGTTACTGGTCCTAATTTTCACGGTGTTGTTGATATTCTCAAAATGAAAGCGTTGGAATATCAATCGGATAAAGGAAAATATGTTGAAAAAGAAATTCCTTCTGACCATTTGCAAGAAGCAAAATATTTACGCGAATCATTTATTGAAAAAATTGCAGAGAGCGACGAAAAACTGATAGAGAAATTTTTTGAACAAGGAACTTTGAGCGACGAGGAATTGCGCAACGGATTTCAAACAGCATTTTTCAACAGAAAAATATTTCCTTTGCTTTCTTGTTCTTCCACTAAAAATGTTGGTATCGCGGGCTTGTTAGATTTTCTTATTGAGTATGCACCGCATCCGGCACAACGCGATAAAACAAAAGCCAAATTTTCCGGAACAGAAAAAGAAATAATTATTCCGATGGAAAGTAAAGGAGAACCTGTTGGGTTTATTTTCAAAACTGTTTCAGAACCACACGTGGGCGAACTTTCATTCTTCAAAGTGTATTCCGGAACGTTTACCCATGGTTTGGATTTGGTAAATCAAAAAAACGGAAAACCGGAACGCCTCTCGCAACTGTACGTAATGAATGGAAAGGAAAGAAAAGAAGTTGGTCATGTGTTTGCTGGCGATTTAGCCGCAGTAGTAAAATTAAAAGATACGCATACAAACAACACTCTATCGAGCAAATCATTTTCTATTGTACTTCCACTCATACAATTTCCGGAACCGGTAATCAGTCAATCCATTACTGCAAAATCGAAAGGGGACGAAGATAAAATCGGAAACGCACTTCATCGTTTGCACGAAGAAGACCCGACATTTGTTGTTTCTCACGATCAGGAATTGGTGCAAACAATAATCAATGGACAAGGTGAATTGCATTTAACGATATTAGTGAAACGAATGAAAGACCGCTATGGAGTTGAAGTAGATATTCGTGAACCTCGTTATGCTTTCCGGGAACGCATACGTGGAACATCGCGCGTAAGTTATCGTCATAAAAAACAATCGGGCGGCGCAGGTCAATTCGGAGAAGTATATTTTCATATGGAAGCGTATCGTGAAGGCGCGCCATATCCATCGGATTTGACTATTCGCGGAAAGGAACTGGAAGATTTGCCGTGGGGAGGAAAACTCGAATTTGTGAACGCCATTGTTGGAGGAGCGGTTGATGCAAAATTTGTTCCAGCAGTAAAAAAAGGGATTATGGATATAATGACAAGCGGAGTTATTGCCGGATATCCGGTTTCTGATGTGCGTGTCATTTTACACGATGGGAAAATGCATCCCGTAGATTCGAATGAAAATGCGTTCAAAACTGCGGGTAAAATGGCGTTCAAAGATGGATTTTTACAGTCGAAACCTGTATTGTACGAACCGATTTATGAAATTGAAGTAACTGTTCCCGAAGAAAATATGGGTGATATCATGGGAGATATTTCAGGACGCAGGGGAAAAATTTTAGGAATGGATTCGAACGGAACGTATCAAATTGTCAAAGCATTAGTTCCGTTGAAAGAATTATACCGCTATTCGACAACAGTTCGTTCGATGACGCAGGGACGCGGAATTCATCGGCAGAAGTTTGCGCACTACGAAGAAATGCCTCGTGAAATTATGGAAAAAGTTATTACAGAAGCAAAACATAAAGTTGAAGAGGAATAGAATTTCGTTGTATATTTTCCATAGCGCATTAATATTGAAAATTGTTTGTATGAAAATTTTCCATCTAAAATCGAACAATTAAAATGGAACGACTTTGGTCTCCGTGGCGCTCAAAATACATTGCAACGTTTTCTGAAAAAAAAGAAAACAAGAAAGAATCGTGCGCAATGTGTGAAGCATATAAAGCGAACGACGATGATGAACGTCTTATCGCTTGGAGAGAACAACATTGTTTCGTCTTGATGAATTTGTTTCCGTATAACAGCGGGCATTTATTGATTGTACCATATAAACATACCGCAACAATCAGTAATCTCGATGAGAATGAGAGGAAGGAAATAATGCAATTGATATGCAACCTTTCCGAAGTACTGCGTTCCGTGATGCATGCTGAAGGATTAAATATCGGATGTAATGTTGGTCGTATTGCAGGTGCAGGAATTGAAAGCCATATTCATTTTCATATTGTTCCCCGATGGAACGGCGACACAAATTTTCTTCCGGTTTTTGCCGACACAAAAGTTATTTCAGAAGAAATGCATGGTACGATGGTGAAGTTACGGAGAGCATTTGGAGTGTGACGTAATATTCATTTCATAAAATTGGATGATACGCTAAACTCGAACCCACCCACGTTTTATTTTTGTTAAAATTTACTCCCATCATTTTTCCTTTGCTCATTCGAACAAGATTGTTCACGAGCAATGGTAGTTCTTTCCATACGAACATCATTCGTATTTCTGCTTTTGCACATCCGTCTGGAGTTTCTACGAGTTGTGCGTAGTCTATTTTTTTTTGTAAAATAAAATTTTGTTTATCAGGAATTCCGTCAAGAAGTTCTTTGGTAACATCAATTTCGACTCCAGCGCCTGCAAATGAATATAACGGCTTCAAAACGTACTGATGTAAATTTACCGGATACGTATGAAGGTCGTTCAAAAAAAACGAAGCAGGAGCGTACGCACTTTTGATGAACGGAAGAGAAAATTTGCTGATTCGGAAAAACCAATTCGGATGTCCAATCCATTCAACATCGAGTTCGTCGGTAAACTGGAAATTCAGTGAAAGGTTTTTTCGTTGAAGTTCGTCAAAGATAACGCGGTTGTAAATTTTTTCGATGAGAATTTCTTTTCCGTTTTCTTTGTAAAAAAGTTTTTTCCCTCGTTTGAAAATTTTCGTGATACATTTGCTTTTCACTCCCAGCATTGATTCTGTACACGCAAAATCAATGCGGGTTTTTTGACGTTCGGGTTCTATTTCGAGGAGAATAACATTTTCGGGAGAAGCGTTTCCGATAATAATTTCCTTGAGTAATTGAATATACGATGAGCCGTTGAAACCATTGAAATACGGTTCAAAATTATTCGGAACGAAAAAATGATTTCGTGTTACGGTATCAAGCAGCACCTGAAAACAATATAATGATGGAAAACCCTGCAGTTCTATGAGTTGCGGAATGAATGTTCCGTTTCCATCTTGAGAAATTGCAAAATCAATTTGCAGAAATGTTGGATGTTCCGTTTCATTCGGAACGACAAGATTTTTCGGAATTGCTTTTTTTGAATGTTCAAGATATTCGTTGGAAAATATGAACGAGATAATTTCGTTTGCTGCGAATACAAGTTGTCGTGTCAACGTTTCGGAAAGAAACAGCGGTGTTTCACACGAGCGAAAATCGGTGGGATATTTTTCCTTCGTGTTGAGTTCGTGCAGAAAAGCGTTATATGCTTGTTCGGTAAATTCTTCGTTGTATTTTTTTCTAAGTTCAGGAATCATCAATGCTTCAGTGAGAGATGAATAAAAGGAAATTGTTCTTCTTTACTCAAATAAGAAACGTGCCGTTTTTCATTACTTGTTCGCTATCCATCCAAATATCAAAACTGCGTCCAACGCAGTCAATATGCGTAGTAGAAACCCAAGTTGCGCCGGTGTGGTCGCCGTACGGATTTCCGAAAGCGATATGTACGCCGGGAATTTTTTCATCTTGTAAAATTTGACCGCTGATTTCTTGAACGGCGATATTTGTTCCGATAGCAAATTCGCCGACTCGGTTACTGTTTTCATCTGTTGAGACATATTCGGAAAATTCATCCAGGAGTTTTTTGTTTGTGCAACGCAAATTTTTAATTATGCTATTTTCAATATCAATGAAGAGCGGCGTTTCTTTTATGTCGCCAAAACGTGGACAAAGATAATCGCCAACGACGCCGTCAACAACAAATAATCCGTTCACCGTTGCAGGAGTAGTCAGAATTTCGCCGCCGGGTAAATTTCCCCATTTTTCTGTTGTAATAATACCGCTTGTTTTCAACCATTTGAGCGAAGGAGAAAATTCTGCAATAATATTTGTACCTCCTTTTGAACGGGCGCGAATCATTTTTGCTTTTCGCGCTTTTTCAACAAGGATAGTGCTGATTGCATCAACATTGTGAAAATCTGCACGCATTCCTTCACACATAATTTTTTTGGTAATATTTACCATGTGTGCGTGT harbors:
- the fusA gene encoding elongation factor G, with the translated sequence MKEFSTEQIRNIAVAGHGGSGKTSFTEAILFTAGASTRLGKVEDGSTHSDYRADEIERKISINTSLLNCEWNNTKINILDTPGYTDFTGDVKASMRVADTAVIVLKAFEGVEVGTELAWNYTKEYQLPTIFVINKIDGEHVDLPKVLKMVHDRFGGDVTVVEIPLVTGPNFHGVVDILKMKALEYQSDKGKYVEKEIPSDHLQEAKYLRESFIEKIAESDEKLIEKFFEQGTLSDEELRNGFQTAFFNRKIFPLLSCSSTKNVGIAGLLDFLIEYAPHPAQRDKTKAKFSGTEKEIIIPMESKGEPVGFIFKTVSEPHVGELSFFKVYSGTFTHGLDLVNQKNGKPERLSQLYVMNGKERKEVGHVFAGDLAAVVKLKDTHTNNTLSSKSFSIVLPLIQFPEPVISQSITAKSKGDEDKIGNALHRLHEEDPTFVVSHDQELVQTIINGQGELHLTILVKRMKDRYGVEVDIREPRYAFRERIRGTSRVSYRHKKQSGGAGQFGEVYFHMEAYREGAPYPSDLTIRGKELEDLPWGGKLEFVNAIVGGAVDAKFVPAVKKGIMDIMTSGVIAGYPVSDVRVILHDGKMHPVDSNENAFKTAGKMAFKDGFLQSKPVLYEPIYEIEVTVPEENMGDIMGDISGRRGKILGMDSNGTYQIVKALVPLKELYRYSTTVRSMTQGRGIHRQKFAHYEEMPREIMEKVITEAKHKVEEE
- a CDS encoding HIT domain-containing protein, which codes for MERLWSPWRSKYIATFSEKKENKKESCAMCEAYKANDDDERLIAWREQHCFVLMNLFPYNSGHLLIVPYKHTATISNLDENERKEIMQLICNLSEVLRSVMHAEGLNIGCNVGRIAGAGIESHIHFHIVPRWNGDTNFLPVFADTKVISEEMHGTMVKLRRAFGV
- a CDS encoding aminopeptidase; the protein is MPQYNNTNTPQDNIFDSELSLGAHNAIGTCLRLQRNERVTIITDNECFEIAASLVHEIINVGSEFSLFVLENYAQRPLNDMPQIILDDLAKSHVSIFACVAQSGELGSRIQMTNVVNKYKIRHAHMVNITKKIMCEGMRADFHNVDAISTILVEKARKAKMIRARSKGGTNIIAEFSPSLKWLKTSGIITTEKWGNLPGGEILTTPATVNGLFVVDGVVGDYLCPRFGDIKETPLFIDIENSIIKNLRCTNKKLLDEFSEYVSTDENSNRVGEFAIGTNIAVQEISGQILQDEKIPGVHIAFGNPYGDHTGATWVSTTHIDCVGRSFDIWMDSEQVMKNGTFLI